The DNA sequence caggaggaagcgtcgtcgtcgccgtggaaacaggaggaagcgtcgtcgccgccgtggaaacaggaggaagcgtcgtcgccgccgtggaaacaggaagcgtcgtcgccgccgtggaaacaggaagcgtcgtcgccgccgtggaaacaggaagcgtcgtcgccgccgtggaaacaggaagcgtcgtcgccgccgtggaaacaggaagcgtcgtcgccgccgtggaaacaggaagcgtcgtcgccgccgtggaaacaggaagcgtcgtcgccgccgtggaaacaggaagcgtcgtcgtcgtcgccgtggaaacaggaagcgtcgtcgtcgccgtggaaacaggaagcgtcgtcgtcgccgtggaaacaggaagcgtcgtcgtcgccgtggaagcaggaggcgtcgtcgtcgccgtggaagcaggaggcgtcgtcgtcgccgtggaagcaggaagcgccgtcgtcgccgtggaagcaggaagcgccgtcgccgtggaaacagaaggcgtcgtcgccgtggaaacagaaggcgtcgtcgccgtggaaacagaaggcgtcgtcgccgtggaaacagaaggcgtcgtctcTGTCggtgtgggcggagccagaggcggagcaggcggctcgtctgtcgtcgtgggcggagtcagaggcggagcaggcaacggagtatctgcgggtggtggATGTCTGAGCTGGACTGCtgtgttggccgtagggggaatcatcacctgcagcgcggtgagaatacttcccagctgtctctccaaagcgtcaaggcgggcgtcttggcgttccgccatggcgttgacgcaagccccaagaacgccaaactgttcctcctgttgtccaagttgtttggcctgttggtgcaatgcccttttgacttggtcggtcactgcggggtctcgtgtgccttgcagcgatggagcaggaggtggagaggatggtgtttgcaggaccaccagggttgatggtggcgtcagagtggcaggcgtccgggctgtcgttgtcgtggaaacaggtgctggtgcggaaaccagacttggagtcggtgctggtgtgggaaccagacttggagcaggtgctgggcgtgactttggcggaggtggcctggccgggggttgcggcttagcatgccgaatgtctggtggcggaggccggcatggagttttgggcttggctgggcgcagctgtgcccgcccactagcaaagcacccagtactagcccccccctcaagaagcggatcccagacgtgtcttgtgcagtctggaaaagtctttaggggtgggagggaggaggtgaggaggtgggtaagctcctccccttttgattgtccaaattgactattctgctcttcaatagtggactgtagggacgaccaagagggagaaaacagaggagtgggcggagcttgagccataggaggtggggcttgaaaaccagaatgtgactggtgctgactagacttataattaacacaaatgtcctgatagtatttaattgttgaattaaagtcatttggaggcggctgacagaaagaggtgactgaatttaaaaaaatgtcttcgtctatgacgtcatcaccagtggacgggatgacgtcatccgcgcgggtctcctgctgactgacagcccaatcagtgaactgtttggcaaagtgagtgatgggattaccaaacatcggcggaggggaatcCCGGGCTGCTTGGCTGTgctccggagggaagaattgcgggggtggcgcgtctctgtcgcgagctgaagccgacttgtgcgacttccgccttcgctgacgcgtgcgagcgggctgagagcggacctccccgggccagatggagtcgatcgggaccagaacacctccaggtccccatatcatctcctcatctggattgcagcggagcgtctctgcctccatcgctcggaggaccatccacgcaccttcttcaTCCACCTCCGTCAGGTCCGATGTGAAAGAACTTTTTGCTGACTTCGTACTGTGATGctgggttcgttctctcaggtatgcagacgggcgtcagacacagcgtgcaggtaagaaagtatttatttaataaataacttatactggaaaaaagaaaagggtgctcatagcacataaggcaaaaactaaaagagctagcatgggagctagaaggtaaaaaaatgaaTTTAGCATGGAAgttaacaggtacagagccggaacaaaagtcgtcaactgttgcacgaaaacaaactacgaagccagaacgaatgacagggaggacagacttaaataataatgtcagtgatgacaaacaggtgcgtgtcgggaacaaacgcggcaggtgaaaataataagcagccatggcaacaaactcaggtgtacaaaacaggtactcaaggagtccaaaactaaccaaaaacacaagtatcttgaaaacgtaaataaaaaatatgatccgggcagcggatcacaacagtaccccccccttaataaaaaatatgatccgggcagcggatcacaacaatatatatatatatattgatgtaatcatagtactagatacgctcttgtacttagtatcattacagtggatgtcaggtgtagatccacccatggccatacttgccaaccttgagacctccggggTCGGGGTTAGGGGCCGGGGGggagggttaagggggaggagtatatttatagctatatatatatatatatatatatatatatatatatatatataataaatacttgactttcagtgaattctagctatatgtattgatatatgtattttattatatttatatacatataaataaaataaatacttgaatttcagtgttcatttatttacacatatacacacataacactcctttctactcattgttgtatttgaaagtgcaatgctttgcagccagtagcacagcctttgaaggagcgtaagtatgggcagtgtaatattccgggttggagtcaataaccaggcgaggtgacaaacttacgtctctttacttcatacttcagaaccggctcccacacttgccgtcagggtgcgcaatacaacgtaaaccgttggccaaccaaaaagtaaacacagaacactatacggtatagtgttctatggttactttttggttggccaagcggacgtgacgacaggctgtccgcactcaggtccgcacggacctggagggggcgggccttaagtccggctggaaatcgggagaaattcgggagaatggttgttccgggagattttcgggagaggcactgaaattcgggagtctcccggaaaattcgggagggttggcaagtatgcccatggcatttgtttacactgcgatgccggtgagctattgtatcctcctatggtgtgtagtgaagcatgtttagctattcctcgtcctgcaaggatgatacttgtaaaaaacgaactttatttgtcgccatggaggcaaggattagtgatttagaagtagctaaaacactgccaattgTGGATGGACATTacccgctaactagctagccatgttttaaagcacctcttcctgtgttatagcttcacctttatccatCCAtaccttttctaccgcttgtcccttccggggtcgttagttttaagccaaaatgcgtccaagctcccttttctgtccacacactgtgtctgtttgtaagtactttgtgattgtgcactgccgaacatgctccagcAATCTCACggcgtgacgacgacgcgccgtcatgcctgtgaaaaaaaaatatggcgaacattatttttcaaacagagtatagtaccgtttttgattcattagtaccgcgatactataccttTACCAGTGTGGGGGGAGATGTAGCCAGTGCTGCCTGTAGGAGTAAAAGTCACCGCTGCTGTCCGTGGTGCTTAGGATGAGcgccatcgggcaggggcgggacatgtgctgacggcgagacacagctggcaggtgattagatttcacaggtggtatgtgttattctaatcatctgttgtctttaacagtgagcggccgagtGCAGGAGGGAGAGGAAGTTTGGAGAGAGATTGGAAAGTCCTGGAAGAAAGCATAGTATTTGATggttgtgttgaaaaacattagctagccatgttttgttgtcaaatctgTACGCTTGTGTACTTTGACGTGCATATCTGTGGAACCGCAAGACAGCGACTTCTAcaaccggtataccatacaaccctactgcATGGTTAACTGTTACCCAAAAATAACAAGAacaaaaaacaatgcaaaaatatttcATATTAAGCATGAGCAAATGTTTGGCGTCTTCCTTTGACGCTTTGGAATTTTCTCAAAAAGTTACAAATCCACCTTAAAACTTAGCTATGTTTAAAGTATGCAAATATGCACAAAACCAACATTCAATTTTTTGCAGATAACAAGTTATGAGAGTGGATTGGATCAGAGCTCAATTAATCAGTGCACTTTTGACAGAGTATAGCTTTGTTTATGCCCAAGTAATTAAGGAAATTGGGAGACTGTTTGTAATTGATGAGTGATGTCAAATTGACATCTAAATGACGTCCACAATAGGGTCAAATGGTCTACCTGtctgcttctgaaaatcaagcATTATGTGTGCTCCTTCACAAGGGTTTAAACCAAATCTTTTAAATCCTTTCCTTGAGCCAATTAATTGAAGCCTAAGTAACATACAAAGGTCCTACAAAAACAGCTTTAGGTCACAATAAGAGAGACCTACCAGGCTACATCTACAGGAGAAGATCTACATTccagaaaaaaaagcaaaatttagttgttttttttccttgtttcttttttatttgagaaacaaacacaaaatgagAAGAAATTACCCAATGGAGCTCCCAGAAGACTTCTGGATCCCTGTCCCTTTGGACACAGATAACATCACTTTATTCAGCCCCTACCTCGTTCCCCAGGATCACCTCGGGAACAAGAGCATCTTTTATGCCATGTcagcatttatgctcttcatattTGTCACCGGCACGACCGTCAACGTCCTCACCATCGCATGCACTGTTCAATACAAGAAGCTACGGTCTCACCTGAACTACGTCCTGGTCAACCTAGCTGTGGCAAACCTGCTGGTCTCCTCGATAGGCTCCTTCACGTGTTTTTACTGCTTTGCGTTCCGATACATGATTTTCGGGCCAATCGGGTGCAAGATTGAGGGATTTACCGCAACTGTTGGGGGTAAGTAAGataaagtttttttctttttgtaggATCATCAAAAAATAGTTGTGTTTATTTGCATATTGAAACGTCTTTATCTCATCTGTTGCACAGCCTATCAACCAAAATAAAGTTGTCAAGGGTTGACAGTTGCTAACTTATACATTTTAGTGCAATTGAAAAATATATTGCAGGTGATATAAACAATCCTACCTTGCAATTTAGACCacagtgtgaatgggtgaatgtggaaatagtgtcaaagcgctttgagtaccttgaaggtagaaaagcgctatacaagtataacacatttatcatttatttatttagatgtcaaactcaaggcccgggggccagttctggctATGTGGCCCgctaaagcctggaaaaaatgggtttcaataaaatactttttatttatttatttattttttttttttttactaaatgcattagttctttcaattttgacagaaaaaatgcatattttaaactttaatatcatcggatcatgccaattatattattatatactgtattgcaagactatttttgtgagataaaaacaaatagttaaatatctgcttgtcacctttatttatgattttaaagcaagttatacataaaaaaatagaataattaAATGCATATGCAGTTCGATTAATTATAATTAATCACATGTTATTAGTGTCagaataattttatctaagttatcacaacatttttgtgttgaaatgagttcccagcgagaagaccaTAAACTgtttttgaacctaccaagaagaaggcttgtaaaactccaccgtgtaagatggaaagcaacatgaagggtttctgttttcttttatgtattgtaatcaacagaaagatattgttttaacccaagcactacaaagcggagagaaggcaggatctgccgaagttccagacgacctctttttgaaccttctttttgaactgttttacgaacctctttttgaactgttttacaaacctctttttgaactcttttacagcctctttttgaaccgaccttttctgtgaactgtttacgaccttttctgtgaactgtttaccactctcgtcccttagaaacagctgtggccatgtggtcaggaaaggtccaaataaaagaaggaggcgtgcaatcttttggcagagcgtgcttagacactgtgcaagggtacagtgtccttgcgtctctcctcaaattgagccaaatttaattctgtctctgtttaattatttgcttcttgtcttgtttaatagatgtcatcagtgtttgaacctgacaattagccgtatgcataatgtaaattaatttaaaaaaagcagccctttgaaagcagccattactgcaatgaaaatgagtttgacaccccggaTTTAGACAAATGTTCAAAGGACTATAAAGGACTATAACCTCCTAAGAACTAGCATCCCCATTTGTTTTTTGCATGACAAGATTCTTGTTTTTTTCCGGAAAATGTCTAACTCTGACAAACTTTTAGAGCAAAAGGTCCATAGTGGCTTACTAGACATCACAAAATTCATCAGTGAAATATTATCTTTCCTTTTTAGTTGCGGTGGCCCAATACTTAACATTTAGTGAGGAAAGTAATTACTGTGTCTCCGTTGTGTCTTCTTCCAGGTATGGTAAGCCTCTGGTCTCTGGCAGTGGTGGCTTTCGAAAGGTGGCTGGTTGTGTGCAAACCCCTGGGAAACTTTGCTTTTAAACCTAACCATGCGATAGCTTGCTGTGTGGCGACTTGGGTGTTTGCTTTGACCGCTGCAGTTCCTCCACTGCTTGGATGGAGCAGGTATACGGTACAAATATTGCACAGTGTGTGCTGCTTTTGCACTAAACACACAGTGTTGTTACGTTTGTTTGTCTGCAGGTATATTCCTGAGGGAATGCAGTGCTCCTGTGGTCCGGATTGGTACACCACCGACAATAAGTTTAACAATGAGTCCTATGTGATGTTCCTCTTCTGCTTCTGCTTTGCAGTCCCGTTCTTCACTATTGTTTTCTGCTACTCACAGCTGCTTTTTGTCCTGAAATCTGTATGTTTCATCCTACTCAGTGTCATTTATTCTTTTTTAAGAATCCAACAGGTCTGTTCTTTCTTATCAAACAGGCAGCAAAAGCCCAGATGGAGTCTGCTTCTACCCAAAAAGCAGAGCGGGACGTGAGCAGGATGGTTGTGGTCATGGTCCTGGGTTTCCTGGTGTGCTGGATGCCGTATGCCTCCTTTGCTCTTTGGGTTGTGAATAACCGTGGGCAAACTTTTGATTTGAGGCTAGCCACCATTCCCTCCTGTCTCtccaaagcatccacagtctacaACCCAATTATCTACATCCTCCTCAACAAACAGGTTGGAATTTGGTCACTTTCAAAATACTAGAAACTATTGAtgtgctctaatatcgattctcaaatccaAATATCTATACTTTAGATacattagttcaggggtgtccaaacgtaaGGGCCGGATACTGAAAAGTGAAAGTATGCAGGgaccatattgatatttttttaattagaaaaatgctaaaaacagatattgtaacATCTATGTATTacaggttagagttagggttagggttagggtcagggtcggggttagaggttagggttagggttagagacatTACATaccgattattttattttttcttacatttcactgttgtttttttcccatgtaaaaatagaattaaaaaaataaataacgcgATTgtatgtcaaaaattctgcctggacgaaaatattaatgttaatgtttatcatggttgttgtaatttttcagattatctattagtatttgtattaaaaataaataaataaataaatacaaaaaaaaaataaaataatacaaatatatatatatatatatatatatatatatatatatatatatatatatatatatatatatatatatatatatacaggtaaaagccagtaaattagaatattttgaaaaacttgatttatttcagtaattgcattcaaaaggtgtaacttgtacattatatgtattcattgcacacagactgatgcattcaaatgtttatttcatttaattttgatgatttgaagtggcaacaaatgaaaatccaaaattccgtgtgtcacaaaattagaatattacttaaggctaatacaaaaaagggatttttagaaatgttggccaactgaaaagtatgaaaatgaaaaatatgagcatgtacaatactcaatacttggttggagctccttttgcctcaatcactgatggtggaaactttacactagacttcaggcaacgtggatcc is a window from the Nerophis lumbriciformis linkage group LG28, RoL_Nlum_v2.1, whole genome shotgun sequence genome containing:
- the LOC133570981 gene encoding blue-sensitive opsin-like — encoded protein: MRRNYPMELPEDFWIPVPLDTDNITLFSPYLVPQDHLGNKSIFYAMSAFMLFIFVTGTTVNVLTIACTVQYKKLRSHLNYVLVNLAVANLLVSSIGSFTCFYCFAFRYMIFGPIGCKIEGFTATVGGMVSLWSLAVVAFERWLVVCKPLGNFAFKPNHAIACCVATWVFALTAAVPPLLGWSRYIPEGMQCSCGPDWYTTDNKFNNESYVMFLFCFCFAVPFFTIVFCYSQLLFVLKSAAKAQMESASTQKAERDVSRMVVVMVLGFLVCWMPYASFALWVVNNRGQTFDLRLATIPSCLSKASTVYNPIIYILLNKQFRSCLRKMLGVGGSDDDETSASQSTTEVSKVGPA